A DNA window from Streptococcus mutans contains the following coding sequences:
- the prmC gene encoding peptide chain release factor N(5)-glutamine methyltransferase yields the protein MNYGQVFAQYESELEALGEEKESLAYVFKDCKGWNQTDFILQQPQEIAEADLTKLEESMQQLRQHIPAQYITGKAYFADLILSVDERVLIPRPETEELVKFILKENQHRSFAKLLDIGTGSGAIALALAKAQPDWQVWASDISEDALNLAQENATVNQAAVTFLQSDIFSHISDKYDIIVSNPPYISLRDQDEVEQNVLTHEPHLALFADNDGLAFYQKLALEAEHYLKLTGKIYLEIGYKQGEAVSQLFERQFPNKRVRLLQDSFGKDRMVVVDDG from the coding sequence ATGAATTATGGACAAGTTTTTGCCCAATATGAATCAGAACTTGAAGCTTTGGGAGAAGAAAAGGAAAGTTTGGCCTACGTTTTTAAAGATTGTAAGGGTTGGAATCAGACAGATTTTATCCTTCAACAGCCACAAGAAATTGCTGAAGCGGATCTGACTAAACTTGAAGAAAGCATGCAACAATTAAGGCAGCATATCCCTGCTCAATATATCACAGGAAAAGCTTACTTTGCTGACTTAATCCTATCGGTTGATGAACGTGTTTTGATTCCAAGGCCAGAAACAGAAGAATTAGTCAAATTTATCTTAAAAGAAAATCAGCATAGAAGCTTTGCTAAACTTTTAGACATTGGTACAGGCAGCGGTGCTATTGCTTTGGCTCTTGCAAAAGCTCAGCCAGATTGGCAAGTATGGGCTAGCGATATTTCAGAAGATGCTCTTAATTTAGCACAGGAAAACGCTACTGTTAATCAAGCAGCTGTGACCTTTTTGCAGTCAGATATTTTTAGTCACATTTCAGATAAATACGATATTATTGTTTCTAACCCACCTTATATTTCTTTAAGGGATCAAGATGAAGTTGAACAGAATGTTTTGACACACGAACCCCATTTAGCGCTTTTTGCTGATAATGATGGCTTAGCTTTCTATCAGAAGTTAGCTTTAGAAGCTGAGCATTATTTAAAACTTACAGGTAAAATTTACTTAGAAATTGGCTACAAGCAGGGAGAAGCAGTTTCTCAGCTTTTTGAAAGACAGTTCCCAAATAAGCGTGTTCGCCTTTTGCAGGATAGTTTTGGCAAGGATAGAATGGTTGTGGTTGACGATGGATAA
- the glyA gene encoding serine hydroxymethyltransferase, translating to MIFDKDNYEEYDREVWEAIHAEEKRQQNNIELIASENVVSKAVMKAQGSILTNKYAEGYPGRRYYGGTDYVDVVESLAIERAKRLFGAKYANVQPHSGSQANAAAYMALIKPGNTVMGLDLAAGGHLTHGSPVSFSGQTYNFIAYNVDPETEVLNYEQILKQAEEVQPKLIVAGASAYSHIIDFKKFRDIADQVGAKLMVDMAHIAGLVAADLHPNPVPYAHITTTTTHKTLRGPRGGLVLTNDEDLAKKINSAIFPGLQGGPLEHIVAAKAITFKENLDPAFKVYAQKIIENCQAMVEVFNAHEKFRVVSGASENHLFLVDVTQVVENGKVAQNILDDVHITLNKNSIPFEKLSPFKTSGIRIGTAAVTARGFGPEECRKVAELIVKTLENTENEAVLEEVRQEVKLLTDAFPLYENLV from the coding sequence ATGATTTTTGATAAAGATAATTATGAAGAGTACGATAGAGAAGTCTGGGAAGCTATTCACGCAGAAGAAAAGCGACAGCAAAACAATATTGAATTAATTGCCTCTGAAAATGTGGTTTCTAAAGCAGTCATGAAGGCGCAGGGGTCTATTTTGACTAATAAATATGCTGAAGGTTATCCTGGCCGTCGTTATTATGGCGGTACAGACTATGTTGATGTAGTTGAGAGTTTGGCTATCGAACGTGCTAAAAGACTTTTTGGTGCTAAATATGCTAATGTTCAACCCCACTCTGGTAGTCAAGCGAATGCTGCAGCTTATATGGCACTTATCAAGCCCGGTAATACTGTTATGGGCTTAGATTTGGCTGCTGGTGGTCATTTGACACATGGCTCCCCAGTTAGTTTTTCTGGGCAAACCTATAACTTCATAGCTTACAATGTTGATCCTGAAACAGAAGTTTTGAATTATGAACAAATTTTAAAACAGGCTGAAGAAGTGCAGCCTAAGTTAATTGTTGCTGGGGCATCTGCTTATTCTCATATCATTGATTTTAAAAAATTCCGTGACATTGCAGACCAAGTTGGTGCAAAACTTATGGTTGACATGGCCCACATTGCTGGCTTGGTTGCTGCCGACTTGCATCCAAATCCTGTACCTTATGCTCATATTACAACAACAACGACTCATAAAACTCTTCGTGGCCCTCGCGGTGGGCTCGTCTTGACCAATGATGAAGATTTAGCTAAAAAAATCAATTCTGCTATCTTCCCTGGTTTGCAAGGTGGTCCTTTGGAACATATTGTTGCGGCCAAGGCTATCACTTTCAAGGAAAATTTAGATCCTGCTTTTAAAGTTTATGCGCAAAAAATTATTGAAAATTGCCAAGCAATGGTAGAAGTTTTCAATGCTCACGAAAAATTCCGTGTTGTTTCTGGTGCTAGTGAAAACCATCTTTTCCTCGTTGATGTCACACAAGTTGTTGAAAACGGTAAAGTGGCTCAGAATATTTTAGATGATGTTCATATCACATTGAATAAAAATTCTATTCCTTTTGAAAAGCTGTCACCGTTTAAAACTTCAGGTATTCGCATTGGAACGGCAGCAGTAACAGCGCGTGGTTTTGGTCCTGAAGAATGCCGTAAAGTGGCTGAATTGATTGTTAAAACCCTTGAAAATACCGAAAATGAAGCAGTGTTAGAAGAAGTGCGTCAAGAAGTTAAACTTTTGACAGATGCTTTCCCACTTTATGAGAATCTTGTATGA
- the prfA gene encoding peptide chain release factor 1, with the protein MNIYDQLQAVEDRYEELGELLSDPDVVSDTKRFMELSREEANSRETVAVYREYKQIVQNIADAQEMIKDASGDPELEEMAKEELKNSKVAKEEYEEKLKFLLLPKDPNDDKNIILEIRGAAGGDEAALFAGDLLNMYQKYAENQGWKFEVMEASTNGVGGLKEVVAMVSGQSVYSKLKYESGAHRVQRVPVTESQGRVHTSTATVLVMPEVEEVEYEIDPKDLRVDIYHASGAGGQNVNKVATAVRIIHLPTNIKVEMQEERTQQKNRDKAMKIIRARVADHFAQIAQDEQDAERKSTVGTGDRSERIRTYNFPQNRVTDHRIGLTLQKLDSILSGKLDEVIDALILYDQTQKLEELNK; encoded by the coding sequence ATGAATATTTATGATCAACTTCAGGCGGTTGAAGATCGTTATGAAGAATTAGGAGAATTGCTTTCAGATCCAGACGTCGTCAGTGATACCAAGCGTTTTATGGAATTATCGCGAGAAGAAGCCAATAGCCGCGAAACAGTTGCTGTCTATCGTGAGTACAAGCAAATCGTTCAAAATATTGCTGATGCGCAAGAAATGATTAAAGATGCTAGTGGTGATCCTGAACTTGAGGAAATGGCCAAGGAAGAGTTGAAAAACTCCAAGGTAGCAAAGGAAGAATACGAAGAAAAACTGAAATTTCTCCTTTTACCAAAAGATCCCAACGATGATAAGAATATTATTTTAGAAATTCGTGGTGCTGCAGGCGGTGACGAAGCCGCTCTTTTTGCTGGTGATCTTTTGAATATGTACCAAAAATATGCTGAAAATCAAGGCTGGAAATTTGAGGTGATGGAGGCTTCTACCAATGGTGTCGGCGGACTCAAGGAAGTCGTTGCTATGGTTTCAGGACAGTCTGTTTATTCTAAACTCAAATATGAATCGGGTGCCCATCGAGTTCAACGTGTTCCTGTAACAGAAAGTCAAGGTCGTGTCCATACCTCAACAGCAACAGTTCTCGTCATGCCCGAAGTTGAAGAAGTCGAATATGAAATAGATCCAAAAGACTTGCGTGTGGATATCTATCATGCTTCAGGTGCTGGTGGGCAAAATGTCAATAAAGTAGCAACTGCGGTTCGTATTATCCATTTGCCAACCAACATTAAAGTTGAAATGCAAGAAGAGCGCACCCAGCAGAAAAATCGTGATAAGGCTATGAAAATTATCCGTGCGCGTGTAGCAGACCACTTTGCGCAAATTGCTCAGGATGAACAAGATGCTGAACGAAAATCAACAGTTGGTACGGGAGACCGTTCAGAGCGTATTCGTACCTATAATTTTCCGCAAAACCGTGTCACAGATCACCGTATTGGGCTGACACTTCAAAAATTAGACAGTATTTTGTCAGGCAAGTTAGACGAAGTCATTGACGCTCTTATTCTTTATGATCAAACACAAAAATTAGAAGAGCTTAATAAATGA
- a CDS encoding L-threonylcarbamoyladenylate synthase — MDKIEEALREGQAVVLPTETVYGLFAQALSKRAVDNVYDLKKRPREKAMNLNVASLEDILAFSKEAPAYLAELYKAFLPGPLTIVLKANEKVPAWINGGLSTVGFRVPAHPQTLAYIKQTGPLIGTSANLSGQASGLVYREIQEAFANRLLGIQDDKAIKGRDSTILDISSSRAKILRQGALTQDAIQAHVKDIRF; from the coding sequence ATGGATAAAATTGAAGAAGCACTTAGAGAGGGACAGGCAGTTGTTCTGCCAACAGAAACCGTCTATGGTCTTTTTGCTCAAGCTTTGAGCAAAAGAGCTGTTGATAATGTTTATGATTTAAAAAAACGGCCACGCGAAAAAGCAATGAACTTAAACGTTGCCTCTTTAGAAGATATTTTGGCTTTTTCAAAAGAGGCACCAGCTTATTTGGCAGAACTCTATAAAGCTTTTTTACCGGGTCCCTTAACCATTGTCTTGAAAGCTAACGAAAAAGTGCCAGCTTGGATTAATGGCGGTTTATCAACTGTTGGTTTCAGGGTCCCCGCCCACCCTCAAACTCTAGCCTATATCAAACAGACTGGTCCTTTAATTGGCACTTCAGCTAATTTATCTGGTCAAGCAAGTGGTTTGGTTTATCGGGAAATTCAAGAGGCTTTTGCTAATCGTTTATTAGGTATTCAGGATGATAAGGCAATAAAAGGAAGAGACTCGACTATTTTAGATATTTCAAGTTCCCGAGCAAAGATTCTGAGACAAGGAGCGCTTACACAGGACGCTATTCAAGCGCATGTGAAAGATATAAGATTTTAA